One part of the Oncorhynchus kisutch isolate 150728-3 linkage group LG22, Okis_V2, whole genome shotgun sequence genome encodes these proteins:
- the snupn gene encoding snurportin-1, whose amino-acid sequence MDDLTQALSASFAVSKEANSTAAPHPRMAQYKTKFSVLEQSERRRRFLDLQKTKRLNYVNHARRLADGDWTGADGDDEAVVVDRKEEEQQKEKDAEDDGMEIERKKLPKYYANQLMLSEWLVDVPQELDTDWLMVVCPVGKRSLIVASKGSTAAYTKSGYCVNRFPSLLPGGNRHNSAMGKDYTILDCIYSEVERTYFILDVMCWRGHPVYDCPTEFRFYWLQSKVQETDGMADIAKRNPFKFVSLQSTACSTEAIQKALATEYNFNVDGLLFYHRQTHYTPGSTPLVGWLRPYMVVDILGMEVPLGPLTAKPEYAGHQLAQIREHKKTSDHVRPGDLNGRYELEHLSTPDQEKGDGDSATSPRSRPLKESHMETSEKSTS is encoded by the exons ATGGATGACCTCACACAAGCTCTCTCGGCCAGCTTCGCCGTCTCGAAGGAGGCCAACAGCACAGCGGCCCCCCACCCACGGATGGCCCAGTACAAGACCAAGTTCAGCGTGTTGGAGCAAAGCGAACGACGACGGCGCTTTCTAGATCTGCAGAAAAC GAAAAGGCTGAATTATGTCAACCATGCACGCCGTCTGGCTGATGGGGACTGGACAGGGGCAGATGGTGATGACGAAGCAGTGGTGGTGGACagaaaggaggaggaacagcagaagGAGAAGGATGCAGAGGATGATGGGATGGAGATTGAGAGGAAGAAGTTGCCAAAGTACTATGCCAACCAG CTCATGCTGTCAGAGTGGCTAGTGGACGTCCCTCAGGAACTGGATACTGATTGGCTCATGGTGGTCTGTCCCGTGGGGAAGCGCTCTCTCATCGTCGCCTCCAAG GGGTCCACTGCAGCATACACCAAAAGTGGCTACTGTGTGAACCGCTTCCCTTCTCTGTTGCCTGGAGGGAACAGACACAACTCAGCAATGGGAAAAG ATTACACCATCCTGGACTGTATCTACAGTGAGGTGGAGCGGACCTACTTCATCCTGGATGTCATGTGTTGGAGGGGCCATCCAGTGTACGACTGTCCA ACAGAGTTCCGGTTCTACTGGCTCCAGTCGAAAGTCCAGGAGACGGATGGCATGGCTGACATTGCCAAGAGGAACCCT TTCAAGTTTGTGAGTCTTCAAAGCACTGCTTGCTCAACGGAAGCCATTCAGAAAGCACTTGCAACAGAGTACAACTTCAAT GTGGACGGACTTCTGTTTTACCACCGGCAGACCCACTACACCCCCGGCAGCACCCCTCTGGTGGGCTGGCTGCGGCCCTACATGGTCGTCGATATCCTGGGCATGGAGGTCCCGTTGGGGCCCCTCACCGCCAAGCCCGAGTATGCCGGCCACCAGCTGGCCCAGATCCGGGAGCACAAGAAGACCTCCGACCATGTCCGGCCAGGGGACCTGAACGGCCGCTACGAGCTGGAGCACCTATCCACCCCCGACCAGGAAAAGGGAGATGGGGACTCCGCCACCTCGCCCCGCAGCAGACCGCTGAAGGAATCTCACATGGAGACCTCAGAGAAGAGCACGAGTTAG